The Marivirga salinae DNA window ATCCTTTCCTCTTCTCTCTCCAGGTCTTTTTGCCATTCTATGAATTCTATTTTTGATAGCTGCGGTTTTTTACTTTTTGAATTAAAATATTCTGATATTATATAATCAAATAGCTGTAATTCATACTTCACTTTAACTAAGGTTTTAGTTTATAATAATTTAGTTTAAAGTGGGGTGTATTAGTTCTATTTGATTGAAATATTGGTTCGTTTATAAGTATTTAATACTATATCAATATTCAAAAATATACGATAGTAGTTAAACAACAATAAATTAAACTATTTAATATTATATTTATTGTGCCTTTAAAACTAAAAAAGGCAGATCAATCTGCCTTTTTTACTAATTCATTGATACTGAGCTTTTTCTTAAGTGCTGCCATATCACTACCGATTTTATTCTCTACTACCTTTGCATAAATTTGAGTTGTTGCCAGTTTTGTATGGCCAAGCATCTTGCTCACCGTTTCGATTGGAACGCCATTGGTTAGGGTGACTGTTGTAGCGAAAGTATGACGAGCTATATGGAATGTCAGCTTTTTCTTGATTTCGCAGAGGTCGGCAATCTCCTTTAAGTAAGAATTTGTTTTTTGGTTAGAAAACACTGGTAAAAGTTGATTCTCAAATACTCTTGGGTGATTTTGATATTTCTCAATTATCTGTTCTGCCTTAGGTAGTAACATCACAGAAAATGAAGTGTTCGTTTTGATTCGCTTTAAATGAATCCATCTTTCTCCATCCATGCCTACAGTAATATCTTCTTCAGATAAATGGTACAAATCGACATAAGATAAGCCTGTGTAGCAACTGAAAATGAAAATATCCCTTACCATATCTAAACGACTTAGCGAAAATTCTTTCTCTTCTATTGCCTTCAATTCATTAGCATCTAGGAAGTCTCTTTCAACTTTTTCAAAATGGGTTTGGTAACTGATAAAAGGATTCTTTTCAATCCAATCTAGCCGTAGAGCCAGTTTCAATAATTTACGAAACCGAATCATGTGTTTCATTACGCCATTATTGTTCATTGGCTTCTGATGGTCTTGCGGCTCCCAGTTGCGTAGAAAATCCTCAAAATCGATAAGGAATTTATAATCTATCTTTTTTAACGGGATATCTGAAAGCTTGAATTTTGCTTTTAGAAATCGTTCAAAATATCTTTCTGTTACCTGGTAATGCTTTAGGGTGCCCCACTTAAGTTTGTGATTGGCATTTTCGAAATGATACTTTGATAAATACAGTAGAGTTATTTGGTTTTCTTGCTCATTGATATTGAATACTGCATTTCTGATTATTTCCGCTGAAATGGATTCATCATCTACGACTAATTGCTCAAAGATTTGAAAGGCTTTATTGTAAATTTTATCGAGGTAGCGGTTCAGTTTTACTACCTCTTGAGAAGTACCGGAAACTCTCTGTCGCTGATTCCATTTTTCAATCAGAACTTTCCTTTTCAAAGAGGTGTCACAATTTTTCCCATTGTGAGAGATACGCATATAAATTGGCGCTTCACCATTTTTTGCTTTGTACTTCTTGAGTATAAATTTTACTGAAAATGAGTTGCTCATAATACTTAATAGTTGAATTAAACATTACAGTTTTGAGCAACAAAAGGGGCACAACAGATGACGACAACAACACAAATTAGAATAGCAAAAATGCTATAAAAGTGACTTTAAACCACTTATAACCAATTTGTGCCCCAATTTAGTAATTTTTCAAAAGGGCACAAATAGGGCACATTTTATTTGATATTGATTGGCTTTATCTGAATGAAATAAAACAAAAAAGCCCTAAATCATAAGATTTAAGGCTTTTTGTGTTCAGATTAATACTGAAAGTGGGCCCACCTGGGCTCGAACCAGGGACCCCTTGATTATGAGTCAAGTGCTCTAACCAGCTGAGCTATAGGCCCTAAAAAACATTTGCATTATCTGCTCTGTTTTTCGGATTGCAATGTTACGGAATTGCACGTAATTGCGCAATATAAAATCAAGGAATTACTAAATTATTTTGTTTTTTCTTTCCTTGGCTTCAAACCATATATCAATTGATCTTTCAATTTCGATGGAAATTTGTCCATATCGTCAAAACCTAAAGGTTCATCTCTTCCATCTTTAGGGATATAATGTGTTCTGAAAATATAATCCCAAATACTTAATGATATTCCAAAGTTAACTCCCGTTTTTGAGGGAATATGCTTAGCATGGTGCCAGATATGCATTTGAGGGTTATTGAAAATATATTTAAAAGGCCCTAAAGGAACTCTGATATTGGAGTGGTTAAAGTGACCTATTGCTAAGGCAAACAAATGAACCAATAAAAATTCTTGAATTCCAAAACCAATCATAGCCAAAGGAATATATTCTATTGTTCGATATACGATGGTTTCCATCCAATGAAATCTTAAATGCGCTGCAAATCCCATTTGCTCAACGGAATGGTGCACTTTATGAAATTCCCAAAGGGCTGGAACTCTATGCAATAATCTATGCACATTCCAATGGATGAAATCTCTTAGAATAAACAAAGTCAATAGCTGTGCCCAAACTGGCCAGGTATTGATTTCAATTGCTACTAAATTTGTTATACCAAACAATCCTAAAAAGTCATTAAACAAATGGACAAAAACATTAGAAAAGGCATAATAACCTACTAATGAGAAAAGGAAGAAATTGAAAAACATATAAAAAGCATCTAACCAAAAATCTTTTCTAATTTTTGGCTGATCTTTTCTCCACGGCATAGTTAATTCTAAGGCAAAAAAGAAAAGTGATATACCAATTAACCAATATAAATAATTGCCCCAATGTGGATTTAAAACCTCATTTCCCACATAGCGAGCATAGTCCTTAAAGGAGGTGATGAAAATATCAATGTATTCCATTTCTCTGATTTTGAATCTTTAACAAAGATAGGGCTAAAGGTGTTCAGAACACTGTAACTGATGTTACATTCAAAAAATTCGTTAAAGAAAAAAAACTCCAAAAGGGGGCTCTACTATTCCCTGATTTCCTCGCTAAAATTAAAATAGTGTATTTGATTCTTATATGGCATCCTAGATAGCAGAATTAAGTATTAAACTGCCAATTTTTGTATTTCAATACTAGCTTAATCATTCATACTTTTTCCATTGATGAAAAAGTATGTCAGCCAGAGGCTGACCAGCTATTGGCTGGCAAAAAATCTAGGTAAAATGATGCTACTTCCCGCAAATGCCAACGCTGTCCCGCCATTTTACCCTCCAGCCCGCTTTTTCGCTTAAGGCGAAAGTGGGGGAGTTAGCCATTAATGAACTCATCAAATGAGTTCGGTCCTTTTATGCCTCTATTTAAATCATGCTTATCTTTTTTCTAGATAAACTTTAATTATATTTTCTTTTAAGACCATGGTATCCCATCGAGAAAAGGAGATGAAGGAAGAAAATATTTAACCTCCGTTCTAATAATAAGCTTAAAATGAAAAAGCCTCCAAAAGGA harbors:
- a CDS encoding site-specific integrase, whose protein sequence is MSNSFSVKFILKKYKAKNGEAPIYMRISHNGKNCDTSLKRKVLIEKWNQRQRVSGTSQEVVKLNRYLDKIYNKAFQIFEQLVVDDESISAEIIRNAVFNINEQENQITLLYLSKYHFENANHKLKWGTLKHYQVTERYFERFLKAKFKLSDIPLKKIDYKFLIDFEDFLRNWEPQDHQKPMNNNGVMKHMIRFRKLLKLALRLDWIEKNPFISYQTHFEKVERDFLDANELKAIEEKEFSLSRLDMVRDIFIFSCYTGLSYVDLYHLSEEDITVGMDGERWIHLKRIKTNTSFSVMLLPKAEQIIEKYQNHPRVFENQLLPVFSNQKTNSYLKEIADLCEIKKKLTFHIARHTFATTVTLTNGVPIETVSKMLGHTKLATTQIYAKVVENKIGSDMAALKKKLSINELVKKAD
- a CDS encoding sterol desaturase family protein; translated protein: MEYIDIFITSFKDYARYVGNEVLNPHWGNYLYWLIGISLFFFALELTMPWRKDQPKIRKDFWLDAFYMFFNFFLFSLVGYYAFSNVFVHLFNDFLGLFGITNLVAIEINTWPVWAQLLTLFILRDFIHWNVHRLLHRVPALWEFHKVHHSVEQMGFAAHLRFHWMETIVYRTIEYIPLAMIGFGIQEFLLVHLFALAIGHFNHSNIRVPLGPFKYIFNNPQMHIWHHAKHIPSKTGVNFGISLSIWDYIFRTHYIPKDGRDEPLGFDDMDKFPSKLKDQLIYGLKPRKEKTK